Proteins co-encoded in one Populus trichocarpa isolate Nisqually-1 chromosome 10, P.trichocarpa_v4.1, whole genome shotgun sequence genomic window:
- the LOC127905879 gene encoding uncharacterized protein LOC127905879, with protein sequence MARQADRLVKIGQEGFAAIDEHFGRAKRRPPLMKVPYAHPTYYDVPATEVINSNEAAQRYKGRVYVDYPKEKPVPF encoded by the coding sequence ATGGCACGTCAGGCAGATCGTCTAGTTAAGATTGGGCAGGAGGGTTTTGCAGCCATTGATGAGCACTTCGGCCGGGCCAAGAGGCGGCCACCACTTATGAAGGTTCCCTATGCTCATCCCACATATTACGATGTTCCTGCAACAGAAGTTATCAACAGCAACGAGGCAGCTCAACGCTACAAGGGGAGGGTTTATGTCGATTACCCTAAGGAGAAACCAGTTCCGTTTTAA